From Daphnia pulicaria isolate SC F1-1A chromosome 4, SC_F0-13Bv2, whole genome shotgun sequence, one genomic window encodes:
- the LOC124337483 gene encoding transcription factor E2F1-like: MDVKMPRKTPHKSQIKNGRPSLETIEYGHSPGGLASTQFLSGGLGSLPKKIKVEDKRALSTPQSAPNSSKMCAPKIGTLENNTTTPTLPQGAAAERQHHLQKKDVRRRLDMELAPDTQSPLPTSTTSDGFKTPKAKRARTKSAAVTVPTLSFSPSPQRNRSSAVDRSRFDSSLGLLTKRFLGLLQSAENGILDLNLASVTLAVQKRRIYDITNVLEGIGLLKKISKNNIQWKGSDSPADSAESQRGLNQDLADLEAKENQLDELISSTESQLRSLSEEKRYAYVTYGDLKSIAEYRDNTVMAVRAPPETKLQVPHPSEGYQIHMKSEKSEIEVLLCPEDESSSSSSSSPSSKESSGFPSPVTNGAMRARSHRSNRSGQFMPQFSDDEDQGLLLETMDQNQQSGCESGLDISSVTIPAANEPFLCLEPPIDESAYMFSMDDAEGISNLFDFSF; encoded by the exons ATGGATGTTAAAATGCCAAGGAAAACACCTCACAAGTCACAGATCAAGAATGGTAGACCATCACTTGAAACTATTGAATATGGACATAGTCCTGGTGGACTTGCATCAACACAGTTCTTATCTGGAG GTCTGGGTAGCCTGCCAAAGAAGATCAAAGTGGAAGACAAGCGAGCCCTGTCTACACCACAATCTGCACCTAATTCATCTAAAATGTGTGCTCCAAAAATTGGCACATTGGAAAACAATACTACCACTCCCACTCTACCTCAAGGGGCTGCAGCAGAACGGCAGCATCATTTGCAAAAGAAAGAT GTTCGCAGACGTCTGGACATGGAGCTAGCCCCTGATACACAATCACCCCTGCCTACCAGTACCACTTCTGATGGGTTCAAAACCCCAAAAGCAAAGCGTGCCAGGACTAAATCAGCTGCTGTTACTGTGCCTACATTGTCATTCAGTCCTTCACCTCAGAGAA ATCGAAGTAGTGCTGTAGATAGAAGCAGATTTGATTCTTCATTGGGCTTATTGACCAAGCGTTTCTTGGGTCTTCTCCAAAGTGCTGAAAATGGAATCCTAGACTTGAACCTGGCATCTGTGACACTTGCTGTTCAAAAGAGACGTATTTATGACATCACAAATGTTTTGGAGGGCATTGGACTCCtgaagaaaatttccaagaacaACATCCAGTGGAAAGGCTCAGACTCTCCCGCAGATTCGGCCGAGTCTCAGCGAGGTCTAAACCAAGATTTGGCTGACTTAGAAGCCAAGGAAAATCAACTTGATGAGTTGATTTCTTCCACTG AGAGCCAACTTCGGAGTTtaagtgaagaaaaaagatacgCTTATGTCACGTACGGTGATCTAAAATCTATTGCAGAATACAGAGACAATACTGTGATGGCAGTTAGAGCACCTCCTGAAACCAAATTACAA GTACCTCATCCTTCTGAAGGATACCAAATCCACATGAAGAgcgaaaaaagtgaaattgaAGTTCTTCTCTGTCCCGAAGATGAATCCTCCTCGTCTTCTTCCTCATCTCCATCTTCAAAAGAATCCAGTGGATTTCCTAGCCCGGTTACAAACGGAGCGATGAGAGCCCGGTCACATCGATCTAATAGAAGCGGTCAATTTATGCCCCAGTTCAGTGATGACGAAGATCAAGGTTTGTTACTGGAAACAATGGACCAAAACCAGCAGTCGGGTTGTGAATCTGGACTCGACATTTCCTCAGTTACAATCCCCGCCGCTAATGAGCCGTTTCTTTGCTTGGAACCGCCTATTGACGAATCGGCTTATATGTTCTCAATGGACGACGCCGAGGGCATTTCCAatctatttgatttttcattttag
- the LOC124338122 gene encoding uncharacterized protein LOC124338122: MQIRNWPSYHPLLVFVTLMGAVTIASTLQRQLPNDPWNLRPNQLVLINPDDYSPLQPVQDQVETMADTYKVPKRTLSLFTRWKTLEQLRRNHLHHSLPLSSPDFDPLMPRQQKKIPMPSNGPKEEMVSLPGMSSEMSLSARAIQRSLRPPGQPLRWG, encoded by the exons ATGCAGATCCGCAACTGGCCATCCTACCATCCGTTACTAGTCTTCGTGACCCTTATGGGCGCCGTCACAATAGCGTCGACACTACAACGCCAGCTGCCCAATGACCCGTGGAACCTACGCCCCAACCAGTTGGTCCTCATCAACCCTGATGACTACAGCCCACTCCAACCCGTACAG GATCAAGTGGAGACGATGGCGGACACCTATAAAGTACCCAAGCGAACTCTATCTCTCTTTACACGCTGGAAGACTCTGGAACAACTTAGACGGAATCATCTTCATCACTCGCTTCCATTGTCGTCACCAGATTTCGATCCGCTGATGCCACGACAGCAAAAGAAGATTCCTATGCCATCCAATGGACCTAAAGAAGAAATGGTGTCTTTACCCGGAATGTCGAGCGAGATGAGTCTATCTGCTCGTGCTATCCAAAGATCATTGCGCCCACCTGGCCAACCACTTCGATGGGgctga